One stretch of Verrucomicrobiota bacterium DNA includes these proteins:
- the plsY gene encoding glycerol-3-phosphate 1-O-acyltransferase PlsY: MLYGVVALAAYLLGSIPTGFLFAKARGLDIRTLGSGNIGATNVFRNLGKPAGSAVLAIDGLKGYLACTALVPLMVQAFGSTPNVVAQEGLAIIAGIAAILGHNYTCWLGFKGGKGIATSAGVLVSLLPVPFLIILSVWIVVFGLSRYVSLASVSAAIVLPFATWFTGKSQLMIGVAAAMSALAIYKHRSNLQRLVKGSENRVSFKKARSSPASNG, translated from the coding sequence GTGCTTTACGGGGTCGTGGCGCTGGCGGCGTATCTGCTCGGCTCCATCCCCACGGGCTTTTTGTTCGCCAAAGCGCGCGGCCTGGACATCCGCACCCTCGGGAGCGGGAATATCGGGGCGACGAATGTTTTTCGAAATCTAGGCAAGCCCGCCGGCAGCGCGGTCCTGGCGATCGATGGACTGAAGGGCTACCTCGCTTGCACGGCCCTGGTCCCTCTGATGGTTCAAGCATTTGGTTCCACGCCGAACGTTGTGGCTCAGGAAGGATTGGCGATCATCGCCGGAATTGCCGCCATCCTTGGCCACAATTACACATGCTGGCTTGGGTTCAAAGGCGGCAAAGGCATCGCCACATCCGCCGGGGTTCTCGTTTCGCTGTTGCCGGTCCCGTTCCTGATTATTCTCAGCGTTTGGATTGTGGTCTTCGGACTGAGCCGGTACGTGTCGCTCGCTTCGGTTTCGGCCGCCATCGTCTTGCCGTTTGCGACCTGGTTCACCGGGAAAAGCCAGCTGATGATCGGCGTGGCGGCGGCGATGAGCGCTCTGGCGATCTATAAACACCGCTCCAACCTCCAGCGACTCGTCAAAGGCAGCGAAAATCGCGTCAGTTTCAAAAAGGCGCGTTCGTCCCCGGCCTCGAACGGATGA